The Macaca mulatta isolate MMU2019108-1 chromosome X, T2T-MMU8v2.0, whole genome shotgun sequence DNA window TAATGTAGTTAACTTTAGTTGTGTACAGTTGGCTCTCCATATCTGCAGGGGAATACGTTTTTGGATCCCCCCATGCATATCAAAATCCACGTGTGCTCAAGTCCCTTAGTCGGTCCCCCACCCATGGATTTAACCAACTGTGGATCGAAAAGTTTGGCCCTATGTATTAGAATCCGCAGCGGTGGGACTGTATTCCCATCTCAACTCCAAGAATAGGCCCAAAGGAGACATCCCAAGGAATACTTTGTTTCTCAACTCTCATCACTGCGAAGATTTGTGCCTTGAAATGGGGAAGCGCCCagcagtggtggctcatgtctgtaatcccagcactctggtaggctgaggcaggcagattgctcgagcccaggagttcaaggccagcctggacaacatagcaagacctggtctctaaaataaataaatacataaaataaaattttaaaaagaaaagggggaagcTTCTCTAAGGGTGCAAACAAGGAATCCCTCCTTTCTGTAGGATGTGGATTATTCTATTGCCTCCCTGAACTTACTTTATATACCACCTATGGCTACAATTAAGTGAGTTGGATTTTCACAAATGGCTAAAGTCAGCCTCGTTACTTTCCAGTCACACATTTAGGTCTCCTGGGGTGAGCAGAACAAGTGTTCTAAtcactttctaattattttccaaTTAATTGAACCTGCCTCCTGTAAGGGGGTCTGAAGCAACATCTGTGTGTATGTACACTTAGACATCGAAGTGTGTGTCCttgctggcgtggtggctcatgcctgtaatcccagcattttgggaggccaaggcaggtggaagacttgaactcaggagtttgagaccagcctgggcaacatggcgaaaccccatctctatcaaaaatacaaaaattagctgggcatggtggcgcatgcctgtcatcccagttactcgggaggctgaggcaggagaatcgcttgaacccaggaggcagaggttgcaatgagccgagatcatgccactgccctctagcctgggcaacagagactccatctcctaaaaaaaaaaaaaggagcagacTCCAGAACAGAGCTGTAACCCCAATTGTTATATGCCACActtatcctttatttttatttattcgtTTTTTTagggatagggtcttgctctgtcacccagactggagtgtagtggtgcaatcacagctcactgcagcctcaaactcctggactcggGTAAtcctattgcctcagcctccccagtagctgggattaaggttgcgtaccaccatgcctggctaatttttaaatttgttttgtagagatagggtcttgctacattgcccgggctggtctggaactcctggcctcaagtaatcctcctgcctcggcctcccaaagtgctgggattacaggcatgagccactgcacccagccatgctGCATTTATCTACAGGACTTGAACagaaggcttttctttttctgtgtgctttttcttttttctatgaaACAGAAGTGTGTTTCTAAAAAATGCTGGGCACACGGCGTAGAGTTTATAGAGAGGAAAGACTTAATTCACAGCTTcctatacatctactatgtacacTGGAGTATCTCAACTGCTGGGCTACCTGTAGCACGAATCTCTGCTGGTACCTACTTCACCATGAAGGTCTCCAAAACCAAACCGCCGGTaagttcttctttttctcccttcagtGAGGCTTCAGTGAGAATGGAAACTTCTCTTGTCAAGGTCATCAACAACCCCATTTTTGCAAAATTTAATAGTCATACTTCTGTCCTTATCTCACTGGCCTATGCACAGCACTTGCCATAGCTGATCACTCCCCGCTCCATGAAACTTTCCATTTGGCTTCTAGAACAACATACTTTCCTGAttttcctcctgcctcactgACCATTCCTTCACAGTCTGCCTCTACTGGTAGTTTCCCTGCCTCATACCAACCTCTTCATGTTGGAATGTCCTGAAACTCAGACCTTGGACCTCTTCTCTATACTCTGTTCTGTGGTTATCTCATCCAGTCTCATAGCTTTAAATGCCACCTAGAGCTTATGATCCCCAAATTTGTATCTCTAGCACAGACCCGTCCCACGTgaatgtttaataaacatctaaTGTATTGCATGTAAAACTGAACTTCTGATTTTCCCTTCCAAGCCTATCTAGTTGCAGTCTTCATCTTAGTTAATGGCCAAAATCCTTGATGTCATCCTTGACTCTTCTCTCATATCCCTCATCTAATCTATTAGGAAATCCTATTGGCTCTACTTtcaaaaatatatccagaatccaacaatttttttttttttttttgagatagagtttcactcttattgcccaggctggagtgcagtggtgcaatcttggctcactgcaacctccacctcctgggttcaagtgattctcctgtctcaacctcccaagtagctgggatgacagtcgtgcaccacaatgcctggctaatttctgtatttttagtagagatgggttttcaccatgttggccaggctggtctcgaactcctgatctcaagtgatccacccacctcggcctcccaaagtgctgggattacaggcgtgagccaccgcgcctggccccctaACTATTTCTTACTACTCCACTCCTATCATTCTGGTCCAAGACACCATCCTCTCTCACCAAGATTATGTCAGTAGCCTCCTAAtcagtctctctgcttccaccCTTGCCCTCATCATGTCTCTTTTCAATGTTGCAGCCAGCCTGAGTGAGTCTTGTaaagcaaatttttttctttttcctttttctttttaagagatggtatcttgctttgttacccaggctggtcttgaattcctggcctcaggctatcctgcctcagcctctcaaagtgctggacttacaggtgtgaaccaccggcCCAGCTGTAAAACAAATTTGTCacttttgtgtttaaaattttccaaaagtgcttctcaaacttctctctctctctctctcttttttttttttttttaagacagagtcgctctgtcatccaggttgtaGAGTGgtacaatcagagctcactgaagccttgacatcccaggctcaagtgatcctcccacatcagccttccttgtagctgggactacaggtgcacaccaccatgcccagcaaactttgtgctgggattacaggcatgagacaccacacctggctgtaaAACAAATTTCTGTCATTCCTGTTTTATCtacatctgtctgtctgtctatctatctatctatctatctatctatctatctatctatctatctacttattgagacagggtctcactttctcaCCCTGGCTGgtgggcagtggcatgatcagggttcactgcagcctctacttcctgggctcaagcgatcctcctgcctcagcccctcaagtagctgggactacaggcatgcaccaccacgcctggctttttttttttagttttcgtagagacaaggtcttgctgtgttgcacaggctggtcttgaactcctgagctcaagtgatccacctggctcagcctcccaaagtgttgggattacaggtgtgagccaccacacctggcccattccTCTGTTTAAAACTTTCCAAgtgcaggcgcggtggctcatgcttgtaatcccagcacttggggaggctgacgcgggcggatcacgaggtcaggagttcgagaccagcctgaccaacatggggaaaccccatctctactaaaaatacaaaaattagccaggcatggtggtgcatgcctgtaatcccagctactcaggaggctgaggcagcagaattgcttgaacccaaaaggcagaggtcgcagtgagctgagattgcaccactgcactccagcctgggcgagagagcgagactccgtctccaaggggaaaaaaaaaaaaaaaaaaaaaaaaaaaaaaaaaaaaaaactttccaaaagTGCTTCTCAAAATTTAAAGTGCTggcagggcatggtagctcatgtgtgtaatcccagcactctgggaggccaaggtggacagatcaacttgaggtcaggagttcaagaccagccgggccaacatggtgaaacctcgtctctactaaaaatacaaaaattaggccgggtgcagtggctcacacctgtaatcccagcactttgggaggctgaggcgggtggatcacctgaggtcgggagttccagaccagcctgaccaacacggagaaaccccatcactactaaaagtacaaacttagccaggcatggtggctcacacctgtaatcccaacaacttgggaggctaaggcaggagaatcgcttgaacccaggaggcggaggttgtggtgagccgagatcgcaccattgccctccagcctgtgcaccaagagtgaaacaccatttcaaaaaaaaaagaaaagaaaaacacaaaaatatagccgggcctggtggctcatgcctgtagtcccagctacttgggaggctgaggcaggagaatggcttgaacccaggaggtggaggttgcagtgactgagctggtgccattgcactccaacgtgggtgacagagtgagactctgtctcaaaaaaaaaaaaaaaaaaaagaaagaaagaaggaaattaattCAAAGTTTGTACAAATTACttagggatcttgttaaaatgaagattctgattcagcaggtctggggtagGGCTTGagattgttttttgcttttgtttttgtttttagatggagtctcgttccgtctcctaggctggagtgcagaactAACAAGCTGGCAGGCCATGCTGAGGCTGCAGGCCTAGAGACCAGCTTTCAGTAGTAAGGGCCTACAAGGCCTTGTGTGATCTGGTCCCTTGTTACTTATGCTTTCCCACTACTCCTTCCCTCTCACTGTGCTCTGGCCATTCTGATCTTGCTTCTCCTCAAATAAGTCAGGTATagtcctgcctcagggcctttgcacttggtGTTTCTTTTGACGAGAACACTCTCCCCAGGCATGTGAATTGCCTGCTCCCTCACCTCCTCTTTCACTCACTTTCctatgctttttctccatagcacttaccACCTTTTCATATTCTATAtaattgttttttgcttttgtttttgtttttagatggagtctcgttctgtctcctaggctggagtgtagtggcgtgatcttggctcactgcaacttctgcttcctgcgttcgagtgattctcctgcctcagcctcctgggtagctgggactacaggcatatgccaccaaaaccagctaatttgtgtatttttagtagagatggggtatcgccatgttggccaggctggtctcgaactcctgacctcaggtgatttgcctgcctcggcctcccaaagtgctgggattataggcatgagccaccacacccagccctataATTGTTTGATTATTGTCTATTCCCTCcaccagaatgtaagctccatgaaggctgGGATTTTTGTCTTCCTGTAAAACAAGGCCTGGCaaatagtaggcactcaataaatacttgagagAATGATTGCTGGTATCCACTAGGTAGACCATGAATAAGAAATATGTTAACTTGATAGCTGGTGTGAAAAGAGCCAAAATAACATCCATGAATCTAGGGGAATGGTCATCAGAGGAGCAGGGCTGGTACCAAGCATGCCTGAAACACAACagacataaacattttatttcctctttgccttcccaTCCTTTCCCAAAAGTTATTTGCACCTTGGCCTGATGTTAAGGCTTTGTATATGACCACAGTCAGTGAGCCATCTATGTCCTATATGCATCCTATCCTAGTAGAAACGCCTATTCAGAGCGTTTGGATCCTGCGGTAACCTAAAGAGGTGCGGTATGTGGAGATCTTACTTCTGGTCATATATCCCTCTACCAGCTGTCTTGCTAACTGGCCAGGTCAGAGGTCAGGAAGTGAGATTGGTGGAGGGGAACAAGACTACACCAGAGACCACACAGAGAGAAGTCTTGGGAGAATGGCTCTTGCTCAAAATTCCAAGTATAATTTTGGAGGCAAGGATGGGAGGGACTACTGAGATAATAGTACAACCTACATGATTAtgctgctttaaaaatgtttcaaacctTTTCATCTATATTAATTCATTCTCACGCCATTCCTAAGAGGTAGAGATTGTCAGTTGAGTAAAGTGGAGCATGTAAAGAAGGTTAATGACTTACACTCCTATTAATGAGGAGCACAAGCCTGTCCCAACTTATTTCCAATTTATGTAAAGATTCTTAAGGTATTTGTTGTCAAAAAGATATTTTGGGGAACAGAGGTTTAAAGTGACAAAAAACTATCACCTATAGAATCCCAATTCATAAGCAAGATGAATTCTAGAAATTCAAGAGTATGCATATGGGCAAGTGTACGGAAGGAATTAAGAGTTGGTATgattgggctgggcgtggtggcttatgcctgtaatcccagcagtttgggaggctgaggcaggcgcatcacctgaggtcaggaattcgagaccagcctgggtaacaaggtaAAActctggctctactaaaaataaaaaaattaactgggcatggtggtgggcatctacgaacccagctactcgggaggctgaggcaggagaatcacttgaacctaggaggcggaggttgcaatgagctgagatcatgccactgcacttacgccttggagacagagcaagactccgtctcgaaaaaagcaaaaagagttGGTATGACTGGTCTGCGCTAACAGTTGTCCTTCTCTTTTTTAGGATGCACCCATTGGTGTTTTTTATGTAGGTGACCACCAAGCATTAGTTCACAGGTAATGAACATTTGGAGGTTTGTTTTAAAAGGATGGGAGAAAGGTCATTACACTCCAGGAATCCATCAGTTGCACAACAACAGATAGTTCATGTAATGGTCACTTTTCTTCTTTGGACCACCAACCCCATTAGAATGGGCTGAAATTgttctggaaaattatttttcttagtgtCTGGTTTTTCATTCATTATAAGCTTGAGGATTAGTTGCTGCAGTGGGGTGGGGACAAACTGGGTCATGTCTATTGTTTCTATGGAAAATTTCAatatcacataaaattaactTATGTATAATAATTCCTTTTATAGCAGCTCTCTTAAAGTATCTTTACATATAAGCTCATTAATCCTTTCATTGACTGGGCTTAAGAAACAGTAAAGGATATAGAGAACCCTAGCTACCTCCCCTCCCCCGCCAATAAAAGAGGCTTCTTGCttactaagaatataaaagagTAAACAGGAAATCCCCTTTGTTtgattttaaaagcttttgatttaaaaatactttaaaagtgtttgtttttcttcctctgtagACCAGGAATGGTTCGCTTTCgagaaaactggcagaagaaTCTTACTGATGCCAAATACAGTTTCATGGAGTCGTTCTCCTTCTTATTCAATCGTGTCTGATTCTTACAGGATGtcttaggattgtttttctcatcaggatatattaaaaatacaatacagcACATCAAACCAcagaatatttattaagtaataaACTTGTGGCACACAATCCAGCTGTATTtttttgcattcattcattttccattcTGCAACCTCTATCACATTAGCAGAATAACCAGtaagttgttttctattttctaaaatatttttttccatcactATATGCATCACTTCTGAGTCTTACAGGTATAGAGCTGAGTTTAGAGAGTTGCTAAAATTCACCTATTGGACCAAACTAAGGTTGGTCCTTGGCTGTTTGTTCCCCATCTGAGCCTAAGTCTTGAGCTCAGACACATCTCTTTATGGACACAACTGGGGAACAACAAAATGGCAACAGTTCTACAGCTCATAATATAACCAGTCTGAAGGGTTCCCCTACTCACAGACTCCTTCATTTACTGGGAGTTAAGCCTCACtgctaaataatttattttgaaactggAAAACCGGGCATGCTGCCTTCCACAATACACCACTATACTCATGATGGCAGGAGGGTGGCTTGGGGACTAGGGGCAATGACACGGGAAGGATTCAGTCATTGCCCTTACTTATCTTTGATCTTCTTCCCATCCTCACACTGAATAATCACTTGTTCCTACCTTCCCTGTGAACCTCTCTTGCCTGGCTGCAAAATTTTAAGACACCAAAGACAAAATTACATTATGCTCTGAGTGATTACTTACAAGTACATCAGAATACTTATTTACATAGAAAAGCACTGGAAAGGAA harbors:
- the AKAP14 gene encoding A-kinase anchor protein 14 isoform X1, with protein sequence MSETQNSTSQKAMDEDNKAASQTMPNTQDKDYEDKLTQVALALVEDVINYAVKIVEEEQNPLKNIKWMTHGEFTVEKGRKQIDEYFSKCVSKKCWAHGVEFIERKDLIHSFLYIYYVHWSISTAGLPVARISAGTYFTMKVSKTKPPDAPIGVFYVGDHQALVHRPGMVRFRENWQKNLTDAKYSFMESFSFLFNRV